A region from the Bacteroidales bacterium genome encodes:
- a CDS encoding DUF4872 domain-containing protein: MEPKRFVLDSLYKTHQAWFDCHVTSIRDVLHYYGTNISPYMCFGIGGGINFNYIPVNVTVKCNNPPVKLPFWVIMGSNVTYVDICHEFNITPHVYRFTNKDVAWEQTKKFIDNKQPVLIDVVDLFLYKKEIGPLNDMPFLKNLFDQIQVPEFIDFITSGSKNLVIGYDDIKESAIIIYTIFLAPIEIPISLLKKLRSEEKACPPVFNETVVFDVPEKSLPIDYLITKGITKCCLRMMDNNMYTQDTDGRKYSQGLKGIKQFFSDLETMSDIIPDKDMLKKTFFVSSMLSRGFANRWGAYRFPFGKFLQESAKINGNKTFNSIGANYLGLSEKWTLLMDIIGAKVLAENFDFVNDSDTKKLLQNIIDEEERNISLLYKEIQ; this comes from the coding sequence ATGGAACCGAAAAGATTTGTGCTTGATTCGTTATATAAAACTCACCAAGCTTGGTTTGACTGTCATGTAACATCAATTAGAGACGTATTACATTATTATGGAACAAATATATCGCCCTATATGTGTTTTGGAATTGGGGGTGGAATAAATTTTAATTACATACCAGTTAATGTCACAGTTAAATGCAATAATCCTCCGGTAAAACTACCTTTTTGGGTTATTATGGGCTCAAACGTTACCTATGTAGATATTTGTCATGAATTTAATATCACGCCGCATGTCTACCGGTTCACAAATAAAGATGTAGCTTGGGAGCAAACAAAAAAATTTATTGATAACAAACAGCCTGTTTTAATAGATGTTGTAGATCTATTCCTATATAAGAAAGAAATTGGCCCCTTAAATGACATGCCTTTTCTTAAGAATCTATTTGATCAAATACAAGTTCCTGAATTTATAGATTTTATCACTTCTGGCTCAAAAAACCTAGTAATCGGATATGATGATATTAAGGAATCAGCAATAATAATTTATACCATTTTTTTAGCACCAATTGAAATACCAATCTCCCTCTTAAAGAAACTACGAAGTGAGGAGAAAGCTTGTCCTCCAGTATTTAATGAAACGGTTGTTTTTGATGTTCCCGAAAAATCTTTACCAATTGATTATCTCATAACTAAAGGAATAACCAAATGCTGCTTGCGTATGATGGATAACAATATGTATACACAGGATACTGATGGGCGAAAGTATAGCCAAGGTCTAAAAGGCATAAAACAGTTTTTTAGCGATTTGGAAACCATGTCAGATATAATCCCGGATAAGGATATGTTAAAAAAGACCTTTTTTGTATCCTCAATGCTATCACGCGGGTTTGCAAACAGATGGGGAGCATATCGATTTCCTTTTGGAAAATTCCTACAAGAATCAGCCAAGATAAATGGCAACAAAACTTTTAATTCAATAGGCGCTAATTATTTGGGATTGTCTGAAAAGTGGACATTACTTATGGACATAATTGGAGCAAAGGTCTTAGCTGAAAATTTTGATTTTGTAAATGATTCAGACACAAAAAAATTACTACAAAACATTATTGATGAGGAAGAAAGAAACATTTCTCTATTATACAAAGAAATACAATAG
- a CDS encoding radical SAM protein, translating to MITLNNTVIGNDSVIFNFIINNRRQLNDIQLLYKFSNNGSLSETKKITEFNNNTFSLTIQLKEELLPEKSKIEIEFSKDNENGILGSWTYNKTGFEADKYIASYPSRMIGLSLTNNCNLKCSMCWQRDKSAIHYLSVDSIKKIVDSISIFGRPPVYLWGGEPLLHPNIWEIIQYLKSKNFFTIINTNGYLLNDNIKAILDNKVDMLIISIDGLEETHNTVRGNNKAFSKLISAIKELQKIKTRRPILTINCVINENNYNKLTDLVALKKELKAEFLEFQFMMFFSEKEKDGYKQMLNKLFNAKSTSIDYYPENQDKTDMNVLLSQINTIKKENDPNIRFFPYPVNTDEKVREYYSNPNRIGINKCKNIENSIWVESNGDIVPCSCFPDYTIGNINQQGVFDIWNNQKFLDFREKLDTALFPICRRCCDLYKTDFFQSK from the coding sequence ATGATAACGCTGAATAATACTGTAATTGGCAATGATAGTGTTATTTTCAATTTCATTATTAATAATAGAAGGCAATTAAATGATATACAATTGCTTTATAAATTTAGTAATAATGGAAGTTTATCCGAAACAAAAAAAATTACAGAATTTAATAACAATACCTTTAGTTTAACAATCCAACTAAAAGAAGAACTATTACCAGAAAAATCAAAAATTGAAATTGAATTTTCAAAAGATAATGAGAATGGCATTTTAGGGTCTTGGACATATAATAAAACTGGATTCGAAGCAGATAAATATATTGCCTCCTACCCAAGTAGAATGATAGGGCTTTCGCTTACAAACAACTGCAATTTAAAATGTAGCATGTGTTGGCAACGCGATAAATCAGCCATACACTATTTATCTGTTGATTCTATTAAAAAAATTGTTGATTCTATATCTATTTTTGGAAGACCACCAGTATATCTCTGGGGAGGAGAGCCTCTTCTTCATCCCAATATTTGGGAAATCATACAATACTTAAAGTCAAAGAATTTTTTTACAATTATTAATACCAATGGCTATCTTTTAAATGATAACATAAAGGCTATTCTGGACAATAAAGTTGATATGCTTATTATATCAATTGATGGTTTGGAAGAAACTCATAATACCGTCCGAGGAAATAATAAAGCGTTCTCCAAACTTATTAGTGCAATAAAAGAACTTCAAAAGATTAAAACACGAAGGCCAATTCTTACAATTAATTGTGTTATAAACGAAAATAATTACAATAAACTTACCGACCTTGTTGCATTAAAGAAAGAATTAAAAGCAGAATTTCTTGAGTTTCAATTTATGATGTTTTTTTCTGAAAAAGAAAAAGATGGCTACAAACAAATGCTCAATAAATTATTTAATGCAAAATCGACTTCAATCGATTACTATCCCGAAAATCAGGATAAAACTGACATGAATGTATTATTATCACAAATTAATACAATTAAAAAAGAAAATGATCCTAACATTCGATTCTTTCCATATCCAGTTAATACAGATGAAAAAGTTAGGGAATATTATTCAAATCCGAATCGAATAGGAATTAATAAATGCAAAAACATTGAAAATTCTATTTGGGTTGAATCTAACGGTGATATTGTACCTTGCTCCTGTTTTCCAGATTATACAATTGGAAATATCAACCAACAAGGTGTTTTTGATATTTGGAATAATCAAAAATTCCTTGATTTTAGAGAAAAATTAGACACAGCGTTATTCCCCATTTGCCGAAGATGCTGTGACTTATATAAAACAGACTTTTTTCAAAGCAAATAA
- a CDS encoding 3-oxoacyl-ACP reductase FabG, producing the protein METKLALITGGSRGIGRELCLKFAQKGYDIAFCYRTSDEKAQEVESEVIKTGVSCLKYKCDVRILSEVSEMVRDIFEKKQTINVLVNNAGILKVGAFAGMQKQDWEDMFETNLYGAFNLSKTCIPYLMKKKGNSIINVSSFMAIRPLGPAQAIYAASKAALIGFTRTLSKELAPAGIRVNVVAPGLIDTDMLKPIDEKTLKSMVVNTTSKRLGTPKEIADNIVYLTSDEAQFINGQTIVIDGGGVTYQF; encoded by the coding sequence ATGGAAACCAAACTGGCACTTATAACTGGTGGTTCGCGGGGCATTGGAAGAGAGCTATGTCTAAAGTTTGCTCAAAAAGGTTATGACATTGCTTTCTGTTATAGAACGAGTGATGAAAAGGCACAGGAAGTTGAGTCGGAGGTTATTAAAACAGGTGTGTCCTGTTTAAAATATAAATGCGATGTGCGAATCCTATCCGAAGTTAGTGAAATGGTGCGCGATATATTTGAAAAAAAACAAACCATAAATGTTCTAGTCAATAATGCAGGGATCTTAAAAGTTGGTGCTTTTGCTGGCATGCAAAAGCAGGATTGGGAAGATATGTTTGAAACAAATCTTTACGGTGCTTTTAATTTGTCAAAAACCTGCATCCCTTATTTGATGAAAAAGAAGGGAAATTCAATAATAAATGTCAGTTCATTTATGGCAATTCGCCCCTTAGGTCCGGCCCAAGCGATATATGCCGCATCAAAAGCTGCACTAATTGGTTTTACTCGTACATTATCAAAAGAATTAGCACCCGCTGGCATAAGAGTAAATGTGGTAGCGCCTGGCTTAATTGACACAGATATGTTAAAACCAATAGACGAAAAAACATTAAAATCCATGGTAGTAAATACTACCTCTAAACGACTTGGAACTCCAAAGGAAATTGCAGATAACATTGTTTATTTGACTTCAGATGAAGCACAATTCATAAATGGTCAAACTATTGTAATTGACGGAGGAGGAGTAACTTATCAATTTTAA
- a CDS encoding radical SAM protein — MKPSDISKINLLFNDLGSKQKLDNNYVDLVSRISKGGDIIGPHPVNVQIQTTSACNGKCAFCPYVGSWHHKNPGHMDDETFKKIVQGLKNYKILKLCPYLENEPLLDKKIFQRLEYMVEELKPMWVEFSTNLSILTDEMLTHIENLFPKIKHVFWISFHGINKETYQEIMGLDYDQTMENIRKLVELSQDLPIYLMINGSGEPILNGTLKTWFKEEEYYSFWEEQLKDYSKKPKIRFFNYHDRAGQIQLKEKNLSFNKIFRSSLQDFYCNRFDRWVHFLYSGEPILCCMDYNRETVIPLPENKIDVENIFKSPEFVQMIRKGCGIDESEDNFICKRCINPIG; from the coding sequence GTGAAACCTTCCGATATAAGTAAAATAAACTTACTATTTAATGATTTAGGTAGTAAACAAAAATTAGATAATAATTATGTAGATCTTGTTTCTAGAATTTCTAAGGGGGGAGATATTATTGGACCTCATCCAGTGAATGTTCAAATTCAAACCACATCGGCATGCAATGGTAAGTGTGCTTTTTGCCCATACGTGGGTTCTTGGCATCACAAGAACCCAGGACATATGGATGATGAAACATTTAAAAAAATAGTACAAGGGCTCAAAAACTATAAAATTCTAAAATTGTGCCCGTATCTTGAAAATGAACCCTTATTAGATAAAAAGATTTTTCAACGTCTTGAGTATATGGTTGAGGAATTAAAACCGATGTGGGTTGAGTTTTCAACAAACCTCTCCATTCTAACAGATGAAATGCTCACGCATATAGAAAATCTGTTTCCTAAGATAAAACATGTTTTTTGGATAAGTTTTCATGGAATAAATAAAGAAACTTACCAAGAAATTATGGGGTTGGATTACGATCAAACAATGGAAAATATTAGAAAATTGGTGGAACTATCGCAAGATCTTCCAATCTATCTTATGATCAATGGTTCGGGTGAACCTATTTTGAATGGCACATTAAAAACTTGGTTTAAAGAGGAAGAATATTATAGCTTCTGGGAAGAACAACTCAAAGATTATAGTAAAAAACCCAAAATACGCTTTTTTAATTACCACGACAGAGCAGGCCAAATACAACTCAAGGAAAAGAATTTAAGTTTTAATAAAATATTTAGATCTTCTTTACAAGATTTTTACTGTAATAGGTTCGACAGATGGGTGCATTTCTTGTATTCCGGCGAACCAATTTTATGCTGTATGGATTATAATAGGGAAACAGTAATTCCCTTGCCAGAAAATAAAATTGATGTCGAAAATATATTTAAGTCACCAGAATTTGTACAAATGATACGTAAAGGTTGTGGAATAGACGAGTCTGAAGATAATTTTATATGTAAAAGATGTATTAATCCAATTGGATAG
- a CDS encoding DUF4872 domain-containing protein: MNNLNKIEKCLIGSYSCPDIGAIYDYTSYYLKLVPDIDKIELSESMIFGLGCGLSFNFEQTNESTFRISTVNNIFFKDLLAHLNIKAWYKTEPDPELFLQYIGDLLLKSQPIVTFNLKAFDSYYEHLPILLYSCNNEKNSFNAYDYYSNKHVSIGAKELIKACDFSKTNASLSNFWFDIALPEKIFPLEKCIKWAIVKNVQSMLYTPGNTRGLAGLKAFISFLKNINKYPTEEFQSFIVHIKSVIKRNDNSSVANRGLFIDFLIQSKEILKTNEINSVIEDFNKSQLEWESLYNSILDIEKNYTQDISKKLEKACKHCEAIIEIEEKALNILGGIMLS, from the coding sequence ATGAATAATTTAAATAAAATAGAAAAATGCCTTATTGGTTCATATTCATGTCCTGATATTGGAGCAATATATGATTATACAAGTTACTATTTAAAACTAGTGCCAGACATTGATAAAATAGAACTATCAGAATCAATGATCTTTGGTCTTGGTTGTGGATTATCATTTAACTTTGAGCAAACTAATGAATCCACCTTTAGAATTAGTACAGTTAATAATATATTTTTCAAAGACTTACTTGCTCACTTGAATATTAAAGCATGGTATAAAACAGAACCTGATCCTGAACTTTTTTTGCAATATATCGGTGATTTATTATTGAAATCTCAACCAATTGTAACCTTTAATTTGAAGGCTTTTGATTCATATTATGAACATCTCCCTATTCTACTTTATAGTTGCAATAATGAGAAGAATTCATTTAATGCATACGATTACTATTCCAATAAACATGTAAGTATTGGAGCTAAAGAACTAATTAAAGCATGCGATTTTTCTAAAACAAACGCTTCTCTTAGTAACTTTTGGTTTGATATTGCTTTACCTGAAAAAATATTTCCATTAGAAAAGTGCATAAAATGGGCTATCGTTAAAAACGTACAATCTATGCTTTATACTCCAGGAAATACGAGAGGTTTGGCTGGTTTAAAAGCATTCATTTCATTTCTGAAAAATATAAATAAATATCCAACAGAGGAATTTCAAAGTTTTATTGTGCATATTAAATCAGTAATTAAAAGAAATGATAACTCTTCAGTTGCAAATAGAGGCTTGTTTATTGATTTTCTCATACAATCAAAAGAAATTCTTAAGACCAACGAAATTAATAGTGTTATAGAAGACTTCAATAAGTCGCAACTGGAATGGGAATCTTTGTATAATTCAATTTTAGATATTGAGAAAAATTACACGCAAGATATAAGTAAAAAACTAGAAAAGGCATGCAAACATTGTGAAGCCATTATTGAAATTGAAGAGAAGGCTTTAAATATACTAGGAGGTATAATGCTATCCTAA
- a CDS encoding glycosyltransferase family 2 protein gives MKPKISVIISTFNKLDRLMITMFCLGYQNLDKSLFEVIVINDGSNDGTKEFLDSTKFNFNVQVHHQENKGQAFARNKGIEMSNGSIIVFIDDDLIAIPDFLEYHLKEHEQDSNCVILGRIYRINVEDFKIVTNPIYANFESGMQSIKTYIKKDLYLDMVERVFDKTLNNIAWICFTGGNSSISKENLVNARGFDANFYRWGPEDIELGYRIYKNKYEFKYCPHIINYHLDVEKNRNQMLSDTARNLKYLQKKYPGNEEILGYINFTSGGASLEEFSYKMAGKLFEAEKHPNQFKFQPFDYINLKSGKL, from the coding sequence ATGAAACCCAAAATCTCAGTAATTATTTCAACATTTAATAAACTTGATCGATTGATGATCACCATGTTCTGTCTGGGTTATCAAAATCTTGATAAATCCTTATTTGAAGTAATAGTAATTAATGATGGTTCAAATGATGGAACTAAAGAATTTCTTGATAGCACCAAGTTTAATTTTAATGTTCAGGTTCATCATCAGGAAAACAAAGGCCAAGCGTTTGCCCGTAACAAAGGTATAGAAATGTCTAATGGCAGTATTATAGTTTTTATTGATGACGATCTGATTGCAATTCCTGATTTTCTTGAATATCATTTAAAAGAGCATGAACAGGATAGTAATTGCGTTATTCTCGGAAGAATTTACAGAATAAATGTGGAAGATTTTAAAATTGTTACCAATCCAATTTATGCAAATTTCGAATCGGGTATGCAAAGTATTAAAACATACATAAAAAAAGATTTGTATCTGGATATGGTGGAACGAGTATTTGATAAAACTCTGAATAACATCGCATGGATTTGCTTTACAGGAGGAAATTCTTCAATAAGTAAAGAAAATTTGGTCAATGCAAGGGGATTCGATGCTAATTTTTATAGATGGGGACCCGAAGATATCGAATTGGGATACCGTATTTATAAAAACAAGTACGAATTCAAATATTGTCCTCACATCATTAATTACCACCTCGATGTTGAGAAAAACAGAAACCAAATGTTATCGGATACAGCACGAAATCTTAAATACTTGCAAAAAAAATATCCAGGAAACGAAGAAATATTAGGTTATATAAATTTTACCAGCGGTGGTGCTAGTTTAGAAGAATTTAGCTACAAAATGGCAGGAAAACTTTTTGAGGCTGAAAAACACCCAAATCAGTTTAAATTTCAACCCTTTGACTATATAAACTTAAAATCGGGGAAATTATGA
- a CDS encoding beta-ketoacyl-[acyl-carrier-protein] synthase family protein, giving the protein MNNKNKVAITGMGVICAIANNNDEFLASLKNGNDGIKKITIFSTEGYRTDNAGMIDFDPLKEDKKNNPEHDRCLFLLEHASNLAINDSKLHLEPDTAYNYGVSFATSLGCVDFLEKYIIGKDSGINGENKKEQLNNLLFIPHNVPTAYLAEKYNFTGPSFTVDTACASGTNSIGYAYDKIANNECEIMVTGGVDVVNLLSYSGFSSMMNLTQTKCAPFDVNRTGLVLGEAAAVFIFENYESAKKRGAKIYAEVCGYGLSNDAFHETQPDPNAGGAIRAISKALKESQVAPEKIDYINAHGTGTKFNDLMEGVAIKEVFKNVQNKPKISSTKAAMGHALGAAGAIEFAACLMAIKHSFLPPTLNLEESHELMSEYNFVPQKSLECNVDYAMSNSFGFAGNCSSIVLKKTEV; this is encoded by the coding sequence ATGAATAATAAAAATAAAGTAGCAATAACCGGAATGGGCGTTATATGCGCAATTGCTAACAATAATGACGAATTTTTGGCAAGCCTTAAAAACGGTAATGATGGTATTAAAAAGATTACTATTTTTAGTACAGAAGGCTACAGGACGGATAATGCAGGAATGATTGATTTTGATCCTCTAAAGGAAGATAAAAAGAATAATCCAGAGCACGACAGGTGTCTATTCTTATTGGAGCATGCATCAAATTTGGCTATCAACGATTCTAAACTTCATTTAGAACCTGATACTGCCTACAATTATGGTGTCTCCTTCGCAACTTCCCTTGGCTGCGTCGATTTTCTTGAAAAATATATAATTGGAAAAGATTCAGGAATAAATGGAGAGAATAAAAAAGAGCAATTGAATAATCTACTGTTTATTCCTCACAACGTACCAACTGCATACCTGGCAGAAAAATATAATTTCACAGGACCTTCTTTTACAGTTGATACAGCTTGCGCCTCAGGAACAAATAGCATTGGCTATGCTTATGACAAAATAGCAAACAATGAATGTGAAATTATGGTAACAGGTGGAGTAGATGTAGTTAATCTACTTAGTTATAGCGGCTTTAGCTCCATGATGAACCTAACTCAAACCAAATGTGCACCATTCGATGTCAACCGAACAGGCCTAGTACTTGGAGAAGCAGCAGCAGTATTTATTTTTGAAAATTATGAATCAGCAAAAAAACGTGGCGCAAAAATATATGCCGAAGTCTGTGGTTATGGACTTAGCAACGATGCCTTTCATGAAACACAACCAGATCCAAATGCCGGAGGTGCAATTAGAGCAATAAGCAAAGCATTGAAAGAAAGTCAAGTTGCACCAGAAAAAATTGATTATATTAATGCTCACGGTACTGGTACAAAATTCAACGATTTGATGGAAGGTGTGGCCATAAAAGAGGTCTTTAAAAATGTACAAAATAAACCAAAAATAAGTTCCACCAAAGCCGCAATGGGACACGCCCTGGGAGCAGCTGGAGCTATTGAGTTTGCTGCATGTTTAATGGCAATAAAACACAGCTTTTTGCCTCCTACCCTTAATTTAGAAGAAAGCCATGAACTAATGTCTGAATATAATTTTGTTCCTCAAAAATCATTAGAATGTAACGTTGATTATGCAATGTCAAATTCTTTTGGTTTTGCGGGCAATTGTTCTTCTATTGTCCTTAAAAAAACTGAAGTATAA